The Kribbella sp. HUAS MG21 genome includes the window TTCGTCACCGGGTCGCGGCGGCTCGGGGCCGAGGACGCGGACAGCCGGCTGCGCTGGGTCGGCGTCCGGGTGTTCGCCGTACTCGCCTCGGTCCTGACCCGGAAGAAGCTGACCGACACGTCGTTCGGGTTCCGCGCGATGCGGGCCGGGCTGGCCACCGCGGTGACGCTGCGCGAACCGCAGTACCAGTCGTCGGAGCTGCTGCTCGGCGCGCTCGCGCTCGGCGCCCGCGTGGTCGAGCTGCCGATGACGATGCGCCGCCGCGGCGACGGGAGCAGCAAGAAGGGCCCTGGCGTCGTGTACGGCGCGAACTACGGCCGCGTGATGACGACTACGTGGCTACGGGAGTACGTGCTGCGTCGGGGTCGGCGGACGCCGGCGCAGGCTTCTTGGCGAACACGTAGCGATCGAGCAGCACGAACTTCAGGATGAACAGCGCGCCGTACGTGCCCAGATAGGAGGCGCTGACCAGGGCGGTCTGCCAGGCGTGTGAGGCGATCCGGTCGTCGACCAGGTTGTCGGTGACCGTGGTGACGATCGCCGCCAGGACGGCGGACACCACCGAGACAATTGCGTACGGCAACAGCTCGCGCCCGCTCGGGTTCCGGTGCCGCCAGGTCCAGTGGCGGTTGATCAGGTAGCTTGGGACCGTGCCGGTCACCCAGGCGACCAGGGTGGCGATCCGCGGCGTCGTCCCGAATCCGTAACAGAGCGCGAACGCCGCCTGGCTGAGGACGGTCGCGACTACGGACGATGCGGAGTACTTCGCCCACAGCAACCATTTGCCGCGGCGAGCCCTGATCCCGGTGAGTGCGCCCATCGCCGCCTATTCTGCACCCGCGCACCGGCCGGTGACAGGGTGCCGGAAATTCTCAGCCGATTACCAGCCAATAGGTGGGGCCGATCACGTTACTGGAGTGGGTACTCGGGATAGGAAGGACTGTGACGACGATTCCCGACGGAAGGCGGCCGAGCCGTGCGCGTACTCGTCCTTGGCGGTGACGGCTACCTGGGGTGGCCGACCGCGCTGCATCTTTCCGACCGCGGCCACGACACGGCCGTGCTCGACAACCTCGCCCGGCGCGGTTACGACCGCGAGCTGGGCGTCCAGAGCCTGGTCCCGATCGAAGACCTCGAGTCCCGGGTGCGGGCCTGGGAGGAGGTCTCCGGTACGGCGATCCCGGCGTACGTCGGCGACCTGCTCGACGCCGACTTCGTCTACCGGGTGCTGCGCGAGTTCGCGCCGGACGCGATCGTGCACTTCGCCGAGCAGCGCGCCGCGCCGTACTCGATGATCGACCGCGAGCACGCTGTGTACACGCAGCACAACAACGTGGTCGGCACGCTGAACCTGATGTACGCGATCGCCGAGATCAACCCGGACATCCACCTGGTCAAGCTCGGCACGATGGGCGAGTACGGCACACCGAACATCGACATCGAGGAAGGCTGGCTGGAGGTCGAGCACAACGGCCGCAAGGACCGGATGCTCTACCCGAAGAAGCCGGGCTCGTTCTACCACCTGAGCAAGGTGCACGACTCGCACAACCTCGAGTTCGGCTGCCGGATCTGGGGCATGCGGGTCACCGACCTCAACCAGGGCGTGGTGTACGGGCAGCAGACCGACCAGACCGTGCGGGACCCGCGGCTGGCCACCCGGTTCGACTACGACGCCGTGTTCGGCACCGTGCTCAACCGGTTCGTCATCCAGGCGGTGCTCGGCGAGCCGCTGACCGTCTACGGCAGCGGCGGGCAGACCCGCGGCTTCCTGGACATCCGCGACACCGTCGAGTGCATCCGGCTCGCGGTCGAGAACCCGGCGGACGCCGGCGAGTTCCGCGTCTTCAACCAGATGACCGAGAGCTACTCGGTGTCCCAGCTCGCCGACCTGGTCGCGCAGTGCTTCCCGGGTCCGGTCCAGGTCGAGCATCTGGACAACCCGCGCGTCGAGCAGGCCGAGCACTACTACAACGTGAAGCACACCGGCCTCGTCGGCCTCGGGCTGCAGCCGCACCTGCTGTCGGAGACGCTGATCGAGTCGATGTTCGACATCGTGTCCGCGAACAAGGACCGCGTCGACCACGCCGCCCTGCTACCGACCGTCCGCTGGCAGGGTCACCTCAAGCGGTGAAGAAGCAGAAGATGTGACCGACCGGGTCGGCGTACACCCGGACGTCGGGCTGCGGCTGGAACTCCATCAGCCGCGCCCCGGCGCCCATCGCCCGCTCGTGCGCCGACTCCAGGTCGTCCACCTGGATGTCCAGGTGCAGCTGCATCTGCTGGATGTGCTGCTCGCTGGGCCAGGTCGGCGGCTGGTAGTTCGGCTCCAGCTGGAAGGACAGCTTGGTCGGTCCGTCCGGATTGACCAGCGTGACCCACGTGTCCTCGTTGGCGTCCAGCTCCCATCCGAGCAGCCGACTGTAGAACTCGGCCAGCTCCCGCGGGTCGGGCGCGTCCAGTACGACACCTTTCAACGCGTATGTGTGGCTCATCCACCGCACGTTAGCGCTGCGCGCCGACAAGAACAGTCGGGAGTACGGCGAGGAAGCGGTCGCGGTGGCCGCGCCGGGCCTGCTCGGCGAGCCAGCTGTCGGCGTCGTCCTGGGTGATCAGCGCCTTCTCGACCGCCGCGGCGGCCGCGGCCTTCAGCTGCTCGGCCATCAGCTTGTGGTCCGTGACGACCTCGGTGTGGACGACGACCTCGGCCTCGTGGAAGCCGGTGTCGAGCAGGACGTCCCGCAGCGTCCGGACCGCCCGCGGCGACACCGTGCGGGACTCCAGGCCGAGGCGGATCACGTCGGTCAGGTCCTGGTCCGAGCTGTCGATCAGCACGAACCCGTAGTCCTGCCCGCCGACCACGATCCGCCCGCCGGGCCGCAGTACCCGATGCGCCTCGGCGATCGTCGGCCCGGGATCCGCGAGCAGATGGAACAGCCGCAGCGCGCGGTACCCGTCCATGGACCCGTCCTCGAGCGGCAGCCCGTCGGAATGTGCCACGTGAAACATCGCCCCGGGCGCGCGGACCCGGGCCGCCTCGACCGCCTCGGGATCGGCGTCCACGCCGGTCACCTTGAGCCCTTTCCGCGCCAGCTCGGCCACCGCGTGCCCCGCCCCGCACCCGACATCGACGCAGGTCGCGCCGCGTTTCAGCCCCAGCATCCGGTACGACGCCGCGCGTAGCTCAGCCGCTCCGGCCCGCTCCTCGATCCGCTCCAGAAAACTCATGCCCCAACGCTGCAACTTCAGGTGGACCTGAAGTCAACGACACACGAGAAAACAGCCCCGACGGAAATGCGTTGACACTCCGTGGTCGCAGCAACACACTGTGAAGACACATCTGGGTCTCGGGGGGGAACCATGAGTATGGACGATGCAGCGGTGACGCGCCTTGTCACCCGAGTGCGTGACCTCTTGGGTCCGCATGTGGAGGTCTTCGAGGACGTCGGCACGGCAGGCCAGGAGCCGCTGGTCGTCGTGGTCCTGCCGGCCGCTCTCGCGAACGGACTCCAGGACCCGCGAGCCGGCCGACCGCAGGAAGCACGTCCGGACGGCGCCGGGGACCCGGGCGTCGCGGATGCCGAGGTCCCCGGATTGTCTCCGGCCGAGACGGCGGTC containing:
- a CDS encoding methyltransferase domain-containing protein, whose translation is MSFLERIEERAGAAELRAASYRMLGLKRGATCVDVGCGAGHAVAELARKGLKVTGVDADPEAVEAARVRAPGAMFHVAHSDGLPLEDGSMDGYRALRLFHLLADPGPTIAEAHRVLRPGGRIVVGGQDYGFVLIDSSDQDLTDVIRLGLESRTVSPRAVRTLRDVLLDTGFHEAEVVVHTEVVTDHKLMAEQLKAAAAAAVEKALITQDDADSWLAEQARRGHRDRFLAVLPTVLVGAQR
- a CDS encoding helix-turn-helix transcriptional regulator, which gives rise to MTRLVTRVRDLLGPHVEVFEDVGTAGQEPLVVVVLPAALANGLQDPRAGRPQEARPDGAGDPGVADAEVPGLSPAETAVAELVARGLSNRRIAEHLFLSRFTVETHLKRIFAKLGLSSRAELAALVVAGRSNT
- a CDS encoding VOC family protein, which produces MSHTYALKGVVLDAPDPRELAEFYSRLLGWELDANEDTWVTLVNPDGPTKLSFQLEPNYQPPTWPSEQHIQQMQLHLDIQVDDLESAHERAMGAGARLMEFQPQPDVRVYADPVGHIFCFFTA
- a CDS encoding GtrA family protein; protein product: MGALTGIRARRGKWLLWAKYSASSVVATVLSQAAFALCYGFGTTPRIATLVAWVTGTVPSYLINRHWTWRHRNPSGRELLPYAIVSVVSAVLAAIVTTVTDNLVDDRIASHAWQTALVSASYLGTYGALFILKFVLLDRYVFAKKPAPASADPDAARTPVAT
- a CDS encoding NAD-dependent epimerase/dehydratase family protein — protein: MRVLVLGGDGYLGWPTALHLSDRGHDTAVLDNLARRGYDRELGVQSLVPIEDLESRVRAWEEVSGTAIPAYVGDLLDADFVYRVLREFAPDAIVHFAEQRAAPYSMIDREHAVYTQHNNVVGTLNLMYAIAEINPDIHLVKLGTMGEYGTPNIDIEEGWLEVEHNGRKDRMLYPKKPGSFYHLSKVHDSHNLEFGCRIWGMRVTDLNQGVVYGQQTDQTVRDPRLATRFDYDAVFGTVLNRFVIQAVLGEPLTVYGSGGQTRGFLDIRDTVECIRLAVENPADAGEFRVFNQMTESYSVSQLADLVAQCFPGPVQVEHLDNPRVEQAEHYYNVKHTGLVGLGLQPHLLSETLIESMFDIVSANKDRVDHAALLPTVRWQGHLKR